CTGGATTTCCAAGTAAAACTGGCACCACTTCTGTTTCGTTTACCAGCCGTTTTGTCGCTTGTAAAATCCGTGGTTCTTCGCCTTCTGGCAACACAATGCGAGCATTTTTCCCAACTAATTTTTCTTTTAAATCATCAAAAATTTTCATCCTAAACTCCTTTATTCTGCAAGTGATGAATGAGTGCTTGAAAATCATCAGGAAGAGGACTTTCAAAAAGAAGCTCCTCTTCCCTAAAGGGATGGTAAAATTTCAAGGAATGACAATGTAGAGCCTGACGTTCAATCCCATCTGTCAAGCTCCCACCATACAAATCATCCCCCAAAAGCGGAAAACCAATGTGCGAAAAATGAACACGAATCTGGTGAGTACGGCCTGTATGCAGCTGAATATCCACCAGATAAATATCACCATAACGGGCCACTACCTGATAGCTAGTGTGAGCATATTTGCCCCCTTGAGCAACCCGCCTTGTGATAATACTATCTTCATCCCGAGCAATAGGAGCAATAATTTCCCCCTGCTCTTCTAACTGCCCCTCGCCTTTTACCAGTGCAAAATATCGCTTTTCAATCGTTTTTTTCTGCAGCTGTTTGTCCAGTCTCGCATGGGCATAACCGTGTTTTGCAAACAACATCAGCCCACTCGTATCCTTGTCTAGACGCGTGACAATATGCACTTGTTGATTTTCATACTCTTGATGGATGTAATAAGCCTTGACATAATTTGCCATGGTATTCGAATGATTGACACTCGGAATACTAGCAACTCCTGCTGGCTTATCAAGAATCAAGAAATGATCGTCCTCAAAGACCACCTCCAAATCTTTCTGCACAGCTTGCAAGGTTTCAAACCCTTTCTCAGCAGGAATCTCAATCGCTACCACATCTCCAATATCTAAGAGGTAGGTAGCATTTTGAGGACAGCCATTGACTTGAATAGCTCCACCGCGAAATTTAATTTTCGCTAATAATCCTTTGGAAACTTCATGTTTTTTGAGAAAGTTTTTGATTTTTACATGCTCGTCTGCGACAAATTCAAACCTCATTCTT
The window above is part of the Streptococcus himalayensis genome. Proteins encoded here:
- a CDS encoding RluA family pseudouridine synthase is translated as MRFEFVADEHVKIKNFLKKHEVSKGLLAKIKFRGGAIQVNGCPQNATYLLDIGDVVAIEIPAEKGFETLQAVQKDLEVVFEDDHFLILDKPAGVASIPSVNHSNTMANYVKAYYIHQEYENQQVHIVTRLDKDTSGLMLFAKHGYAHARLDKQLQKKTIEKRYFALVKGEGQLEEQGEIIAPIARDEDSIITRRVAQGGKYAHTSYQVVARYGDIYLVDIQLHTGRTHQIRVHFSHIGFPLLGDDLYGGSLTDGIERQALHCHSLKFYHPFREEELLFESPLPDDFQALIHHLQNKGV